The Ammospiza caudacuta isolate bAmmCau1 chromosome 17, bAmmCau1.pri, whole genome shotgun sequence genome has a segment encoding these proteins:
- the C17H8orf33 gene encoding UPF0488 protein C8orf33 homolog, protein MEQAPPGVFPEELEWCISQLEADLHLPPHPKLAEETQHIFKVLHSPAAPLTENQQVMSNEFGDCRLKMDESQKSIEKGMTPDDVEVQPGKGQTADGVKQSEPTPEAKPELFTSSGSSFRFDFPLSKTDPEADPGDSGAEQVQNNVRATKQENCNGPLRLSASGQEPRFAFNFAIPDEDCPHLQLLPGSQHTDSSLPAESAALPQAAALQEPEVTQVTGNAPKEDRSHVTSKIPQTETASADEAMTEKSTGGGAAKKKKKKKQKAPVSKNKTEETETSRKAKAEANSCKITDTSHQDEKTSQQSDEQLWKEVDWCVNQLELGLKTQKPTPKQAEEALRAIRTLRSDKAPLVKKRQLMRAMFGDYRKKMQEELCRELKLMETAAKSARIVELKGSSHKNGQFIRKCLGVCRKSQGSAESSSESHRTLNTGLFNFTAPQEFHFNFF, encoded by the exons ATGGAGCAG GCTCCCCCAGGTGTGTTTCCGGAGGAGCTGGAGTGGTGCATTTCACAACTGGAGGCAGATCTGCATCTCCCTCCGCACCCCAAACTAG CAGAGGAGACCCAACACATTTTCAAGGTCCTGCactcccctgcagctcctctcacaGAGAACCAACAAGTGATGAGCAATGAGTTTGGGGATTGTCGTCTCAAGATGGATGAGAGTCAGAAGAGCATTGAGAAAG GCATGACCCCTGATGATGTGGAAGTACAGCCAGGCAAGGGGCAGACTGCAGATGGTGTGAAACAGTCTGAGCCAACCCCTGAGGCAAAGCCTGAGTTGTTCACATCATCTGGCAGCAGCTTCCGATTTGATTTTCCACTTTCCAAGACTGACCCAGAAGCTGACCCTGGTGACAGTGGTGCTGAGCAGGTACAAAACAATGTCAGAGCCACCAAGCAGGAGAACTGCAATGGCCCCTTGAGATTGTCTGCCTCTGGACAAGAACCCAGGTTTGCTTTCAACTTTGCCATCCCAGATGAAGACTGTCCTCATCTTCAGTTACTTCCAGGAAGCCAACATACAGATTCTTCACTGCCTGCTGaatcagcagctctgccacaggCTGCAGCCTTGCAGGAGCCTGAGGTGACTCAAGTGACAGGGAATGCACCCAAAGAGGATAGAAGCCATGTGACATCAAAGATCCCCCAAACAGAGACAGCCTCTGCAGATGAGGCAATGACAGAGAAATCAACAGGAGGTGGAGctgccaagaagaaaaaaaagaagaaacaaaaagcacctgtcagtaaaaacaaaacagaagaaactgAGACCAGCAGGAAGGCAAAGGCAGAAGCTAACAGCTGTAAAATTACAGATACTTCCCATCAGGATGAGAAGACCTCTCAG CAGTCAGATGAGCAGCTGTGGAAAGAAGTGGACTGGTGTGTGAACCAGCTGGAACTCGGCTTGAAGACACAGAAACCCACTCCAAAGCAGG CTGAGGAGGCTCTCAGGGCCATCAGGACCCTGCGCAGTGACAAGGCTCCCCTGGTGAAGAAGCGTCAGCTCATGAGAGCCATGTTTGGAGACTACAGGAAGAagatgcaggaggagctgtgcagagagctGAAGCTTATGGAAACAG CTGCAAAATCTGCCAGGATCGTGGAGTTGAAGGGAAGCAGCCACAAGAACGGCCAGTTCATCCGGAAGTGCTTGGGAGTTTGCAGGAAGAGCCAAGGTTCAGCAGAATCCTCTTCAGAGTCACACAGGACACTTAACACAGGTTTATTCAatttcacagctccccaagaaTTTCACTTTAATTTCTTCTAG
- the AMDHD2 gene encoding N-acetylglucosamine-6-phosphate deacetylase isoform X1, whose product MPSNKSVSDAPIVQFTNCRILREHRLQREDLWVREGKILNPEKLFFDEKGSADVQLDCKDSIIAPGFIDVQINGGFGVDFSLATDDFKSGIDLVSQKILSHGVTSFCPTLVTSPPSVYHQVLPQISVRNGGAHGAGVLGAHLEGPFISKEKKGAHPEHCLRTFEAGAFQDLLATYGSLDCVQIVTLAPEMRRSSEVIRELTKRGICVSLGHSVANLSQAEEAVQHGATFITHLFNAMLPFHHRDPGIVGLLTSDKIPAGRRVFYGMISDGIHTNPAALRIAHRAHPKGLVLVTDAIAGMGLAPGRHTLGQQVVEIDGLNTYIAGTKTLSGSVATMDTCVRHFQEATGCSVETALEAASLHPAQLLGIEHKKGTLNYDSDAEQGCHISLSRCPCGAESSGQRSNPGIPRHCWSFVPLPCMGIESTELEI is encoded by the exons ATGCCGTCCAACAAATCCGTCTCGGACGCGCCCATCGTGCAGTTCACCAACTGCCGCATCCTGAGGGAGCACCGGCTCCAGAG GGAGGACCTGTGGGTGCGAGAGGGGAAGATCCTCAACCCAGAGAAACTCTTCTTTGACGAAAAGGGCTCTGCTGATGTCCAGCTGGACTGCAAGGACAGCATCATCGCCCCAGGTTTCATCGATGTCCAGATCAATG GAGGCTTTGGGGTGGACTTCTCTCTGGCTACAGATGACTTCAAATCAGGTATTGACCTGGTCAGTCAGAAAATCCTCTCCCATGGAGTGACCTCTTTCTGTCCCACCCTGGTGACCTCTCCTCCATCTGTGTACCACCAG GTTCTCCCTCAGATCAGTGTAAGAAATGGTGGAGCCCATGGAGCAGGAGTCCTGG GAGCCCACCTGGAAGGGCCGTTCATCAGCAAGGAGAAGAAGGGTGCCCACCCGGAGCACTGCCTCCGCACCTTTGAGGCAGGCGCTTTCCAGGACCTGCTTGCCACCTACGGCTCCCTGGACTGTGTGCAGATTGTGACCCTGGCCCCTGAAATGAGGAGGAGCAGTGAGGTGATCCGGGAGCTCACCAAGCGGGGCATCTGCGTCTCGCTGG GTCACTCAGTGGCTAATCTCTCCCAGGCTGaggaggctgtgcagcacggaGCAACCTTCATCACTCACCTCTTCAATGCCATGCTGCCG TTCCACCACCGTGACCCTGGCATTGTGGGGCTGCTGACAAGTGACAAGATTCCTGCTGGGCGGAGGGTCTTCTATGGCATGATTTCTGATGGCATCCACACCAACCCCGCTGCCCTGCGCATTGCCCACCGAGCCCACCCCAAAG ggctggtgctggtgACAGATGCAATCGCTGGCATGGGGCTGGCACCGGGTCGGCACACGCTGGGTCAGCAGGTAGTGGAGATCGATGGGCTGAACACCTACATCGCAG GTACAAAGACCCTGAGTGGCAGCGTGGCGACCATGGACACTTGTGTGCGACACTTCCAAGAAGCCACAG GGTGCTCGGTAGAGACCGCGTTGGAGGCGGCGTCTCTGCATCCCGCTCAGCTCCTGGGGATTGAACATAAAAAGGGGACACTGAATTATGACTCCGATGCAG AGCAAGGCTGCCACATCTCGCTTAGTCGGTGTCCTTGTGGGGCTGAATCCTCAGGGCAGAGATCAAACCCAGGAATACCAAGGCATTGCTGGTCCTTTGTGCCTTTACCCTGCATGGGCATTGAGTCTACAGAGCTGGAGATATGA
- the AMDHD2 gene encoding N-acetylglucosamine-6-phosphate deacetylase isoform X2 — MPSNKSVSDAPIVQFTNCRILREHRLQREDLWVREGKILNPEKLFFDEKGSADVQLDCKDSIIAPGFIDVQINGGFGVDFSLATDDFKSGIDLVSQKILSHGVTSFCPTLVTSPPSVYHQVLPQISVRNGGAHGAGVLGAHLEGPFISKEKKGAHPEHCLRTFEAGAFQDLLATYGSLDCVQIVTLAPEMRRSSEVIRELTKRGICVSLGHSVANLSQAEEAVQHGATFITHLFNAMLPFHHRDPGIVGLLTSDKIPAGRRVFYGMISDGIHTNPAALRIAHRAHPKGLVLVTDAIAGMGLAPGRHTLGQQVVEIDGLNTYIAGTKTLSGSVATMDTCVRHFQEATGCSVETALEAASLHPAQLLGIEHKKGTLNYDSDADFLMLNDSLYVQATYIAGEEVWRQDVSGM; from the exons ATGCCGTCCAACAAATCCGTCTCGGACGCGCCCATCGTGCAGTTCACCAACTGCCGCATCCTGAGGGAGCACCGGCTCCAGAG GGAGGACCTGTGGGTGCGAGAGGGGAAGATCCTCAACCCAGAGAAACTCTTCTTTGACGAAAAGGGCTCTGCTGATGTCCAGCTGGACTGCAAGGACAGCATCATCGCCCCAGGTTTCATCGATGTCCAGATCAATG GAGGCTTTGGGGTGGACTTCTCTCTGGCTACAGATGACTTCAAATCAGGTATTGACCTGGTCAGTCAGAAAATCCTCTCCCATGGAGTGACCTCTTTCTGTCCCACCCTGGTGACCTCTCCTCCATCTGTGTACCACCAG GTTCTCCCTCAGATCAGTGTAAGAAATGGTGGAGCCCATGGAGCAGGAGTCCTGG GAGCCCACCTGGAAGGGCCGTTCATCAGCAAGGAGAAGAAGGGTGCCCACCCGGAGCACTGCCTCCGCACCTTTGAGGCAGGCGCTTTCCAGGACCTGCTTGCCACCTACGGCTCCCTGGACTGTGTGCAGATTGTGACCCTGGCCCCTGAAATGAGGAGGAGCAGTGAGGTGATCCGGGAGCTCACCAAGCGGGGCATCTGCGTCTCGCTGG GTCACTCAGTGGCTAATCTCTCCCAGGCTGaggaggctgtgcagcacggaGCAACCTTCATCACTCACCTCTTCAATGCCATGCTGCCG TTCCACCACCGTGACCCTGGCATTGTGGGGCTGCTGACAAGTGACAAGATTCCTGCTGGGCGGAGGGTCTTCTATGGCATGATTTCTGATGGCATCCACACCAACCCCGCTGCCCTGCGCATTGCCCACCGAGCCCACCCCAAAG ggctggtgctggtgACAGATGCAATCGCTGGCATGGGGCTGGCACCGGGTCGGCACACGCTGGGTCAGCAGGTAGTGGAGATCGATGGGCTGAACACCTACATCGCAG GTACAAAGACCCTGAGTGGCAGCGTGGCGACCATGGACACTTGTGTGCGACACTTCCAAGAAGCCACAG GGTGCTCGGTAGAGACCGCGTTGGAGGCGGCGTCTCTGCATCCCGCTCAGCTCCTGGGGATTGAACATAAAAAGGGGACACTGAATTATGACTCCGATGCAG ATTTCCTAATGCTGAATGACAGCCTGTATGTGCAAGCCACGTACATTGCCGGCGAGGAGGTCTGGCGACAGGATGTGTCGGGCATGTGA